TAAAGGTATTACAGAACCTCTGGAAGCCATAACGTTTCCGTACCGTGTGCCGCAGATAAGGGTTTTATCCGGATCTACGGTTTTTGATTTTGCTACTAATACTTTTTCCATCATAGCTTTGGAGATGCCCATGGCATTAATGGGATAAGCAGCTTTATCGGTTGATAGACAAATTACTTTTTTAACCCCATACTCGATAGCGGCTGTAAGTACGTTATCCGTACCAATGATATTTGTTTTTACTGCTTCCAGGGGGAAGAATTCACAAGATGGCACTTGTTTAAGGGCTGCCGCGTGGAAGATATAATCCACACCATGCATGGCGTTTTTTACACTGGCTATGTCCCTTACATCGCCAATGTAAAATTTGATTTTATCGTTTTTATAGAATTTGCGCATGTCATCCTGCTTCTTTTCGTCCCGGGAGAAGATGCGGATTTCAGAGATGTCTGTAGCTAAAAACCGGTTTAATACGGCATTGCCAAAACTTCCCGTGCCGCCGGTTATAAGTAAAGTAGCGTTTTTGAACATGGTTCAAATTCCCTTCGAATAATGTAATTTTTTCATTTACAACTCAAATTGCTCCCGCAGGTAAAAATTGACCAATTTTATATACTCCTAAACTCCTCGCTTTTCCGGCCCAAATAAAGGCTCGATATTTTACCCAGTGCACGGCATAGTTCATGGTAGAACACATAAAAATTATTTCTCTTTTGTCGCGGCAACCTGATCAAGACCCGAATACATCTTCTCATAATAATTGGTATAATCGCCAGATACAATATTCTCTATCCACTCCGTATTAGATAAATACCATTCAATGGTTTCTTTCATTCCTTGCTCGAAGGTATAAGAAGGTTCCCAGCCTAATTGAGTTGTAATCTTAGTATTATCAATGGCATATCTTCTGTCATGCCCAGGTCTGTCTTTTACGTATTTAATAAGTTTTTCCGACTTACCCAGTGTTTTTATAATGAGCTTAACGATTTCAATATTGGCTTTTTCATTATTTCCACCTATATTATAGACTTCCCCATCTAAACCCTTATGTAATACAGTATCAATGGCAGAGCAATGATCCGCTACATGCAGCCAATCTCTTATCTGCATGCCATCACCATAGACAGGTAAATCCTTATCATTTAAACAGTTATTAATCATCAGGGGAATTAGCTTTTCCGGGAACTGGTAGGGACCGTAGTTGTTACTACAGCGGGTAATGTTCACCGGTATGCCGAATGTCTCATGGTAGGCTCTCACGATCAGATCAGCAGAGGCTTTGGAGGCAGAATAGGGACTATTAGGACACAAAGGCATGGTCTCGACAAACATTCCTGTTTCACCCAGTGCGCCATACACTTCATCAGTTGACACTTGCAAGAATTTAACCCCGGTTTTGAATTCCTTACAATACTTATCATCCGGATTAACCTTCCAATATTTCTTAGCTACATCAAGTAGCACCTGGGTACCGATAATGTTTGTTGTTAAGAAAACCTCCGGTTCAACGATACTCCGATCTACATGCGACTCCGCAGCAAAGTTGACGACCGTATCGATAACATAAGAAGCAAATATCTCATCCATCTTTTCTCTGTCCCTGATATCCGCTCTAATAAACATATAGTTTGGGTTGTCCACTATATCCTTTAAGTTTTCCAAGTTACCTGCATATGTAAGTGCATCCACATTGATAATTTTATATTTATTATGCCTGTCCAACATATATTTCACAAAATTACTGCCAATGAACCCGGCCCCACCGGTTACAAGAATGTTCTTCATATTATCAAAATCCTCTCCAGTTCCTATGCATGCTACTGTTCATTTGCCAAGGACAAAATATACTGCCCGTAATCAGTCATTTTCAAACTCTCGCCTATTGTTTTTAATTGTTCGGTAGTTATAAATCCTCTACGCCAGGCAATCTCTTCTAAGCAAGCTATATAAAAACCTTGCCTTGACTGAATCGCTTCCACATATTCAGCCGCCTTAAGCATTCCCTCTGGTGTTCCAGTATCAAGCCAGGCCATACCACGTCCCAGCAGGATTACATTCAGTTCACCCTGCTCCAAATAGGC
The Desulfolucanica intricata genome window above contains:
- the rfbB gene encoding dTDP-glucose 4,6-dehydratase; its protein translation is MKNILVTGGAGFIGSNFVKYMLDRHNKYKIINVDALTYAGNLENLKDIVDNPNYMFIRADIRDREKMDEIFASYVIDTVVNFAAESHVDRSIVEPEVFLTTNIIGTQVLLDVAKKYWKVNPDDKYCKEFKTGVKFLQVSTDEVYGALGETGMFVETMPLCPNSPYSASKASADLIVRAYHETFGIPVNITRCSNNYGPYQFPEKLIPLMINNCLNDKDLPVYGDGMQIRDWLHVADHCSAIDTVLHKGLDGEVYNIGGNNEKANIEIVKLIIKTLGKSEKLIKYVKDRPGHDRRYAIDNTKITTQLGWEPSYTFEQGMKETIEWYLSNTEWIENIVSGDYTNYYEKMYSGLDQVAATKEK
- a CDS encoding polysaccharide biosynthesis protein; amino-acid sequence: MFKNATLLITGGTGSFGNAVLNRFLATDISEIRIFSRDEKKQDDMRKFYKNDKIKFYIGDVRDIASVKNAMHGVDYIFHAAALKQVPSCEFFPLEAVKTNIIGTDNVLTAAIEYGVKKVICLSTDKAAYPINAMGISKAMMEKVLVAKSKTVDPDKTLICGTRYGNVMASRGSVIPLFIEQIKNRQPLTITNPDMTRFLMSLEEAVELVVFAFENAQTGDILVQKSPASTIGDLAQAIKELFNADNEIKIIGTRHGEKLYETLLTKEEYVVAEDLGGYFRVPADKRDLNYDKYFIEGNHRLSLEEEYNSHNTYRLNIEQIKDKLLSLDYINNELESWRRS